The following are encoded together in the Onychostoma macrolepis isolate SWU-2019 chromosome 03, ASM1243209v1, whole genome shotgun sequence genome:
- the LOC131536473 gene encoding gastrula zinc finger protein XlCGF57.1-like isoform X4: protein MAFIKEESADIRISEVFSIKHEDTEEQTDLKMLKEESQELNENEEKYLVEENPDFITEEKYFSCSQTQKTSTRKIAQKTRGFSCQHCGKSFTQNETLIRHMRIHTEEKPFTCKHCGKIFTHKGNLKKHIRIHTGEKPYACTQCGKSFTEKGSLKIHMRIHTAEKPYTCQQCGKNFTQNERLKVHMRIHTGEKPFTCQECGKGFRQNERLKVHVRIHTGEKPFTCKQCGKSFTEKGNLEGHMRIHSSEKIFTCQQCGTSFTEKGNLKKHMTVHTGEKPFTCQQCGKSFTQKGHLKSHMIIHTGEKPYTCPQCGKSFAEKRNVKLHMSVHTGEKPFTCQQCGKSFTQKGHLKVHMRSHTGEKAFTCQQCAKSFSQRGHLKVHMRVHTGEKAFTCQQCGKSFSQRAHLKVHMRVHTGEKPFTCQQCGKSFTTEINLRYHRRIHTGEKPFTCDQCGKSFKHKRSLNSHLSSPKKCGKSVSLNQGSAIFMS from the exons AtggcgtttattaaagaggagagtgcaGACATTAGGATTTCAGAAGTATTCAGCatcaaacatgaagatactgaggaacaaacag ACCTGAAGATGCTGAAAGAGGAGAGTCAagaactgaatgaaaatgaagaGAAGTACCTGGTTGAGGAAAATCCTGATTTCATAAcggaagaaaaatattttagctGCTCGCAGACTCAAAAGACTTCCACACGAAAAATAGCTCAGAAGACTAGAGGTTTCTCCTGCCAACACTGTGGCAAAAGTTTTACTCAAAATGAAACCCTTATAAgacacatgagaattcacaccgAAGAGAAACCTTTCACCTGCAAACACTGTGGAAAGATTTTTACTCATAAAGGAAACCTTAAAAAGCACATacgaattcacactggagagaagccttatgcatgcactcagtgtggaaagagtttcactgAAAAAGGAAGTCTTAAAatccacatgagaattcacactgcaGAGAAGCCATACAcatgccaacagtgtggaaagaatttcacacaaaatgaaaggcttaaagtccacatgagaattcacactggagagaagcctttcacctgccaaGAGTGTGGAAAAGGTTTCAGACAAAACGAAAGGCTTAAAGTCCATGtaagaattcacactggagagaagcctttcacctgcAAACAGTGTGGCAAGAGCTTCACTGAAAAAGGAAACCTTGAAggccacatgagaattcactcCAGTGAGAAGATATttacctgccaacagtgtggaacgAGTTTCACTGAAAAAGGAAACCTTAAAAAACACATGAccgttcacactggagagaagcctttcacctgccaacagtgtggaaagagttttacgcAAAAAGGACATCTTAAAAGCCACATGAtaattcatactggagagaagccttatacatgccctcagtgtggaaagagcttcGCTGAGAAAAGAAACGTAAAACTCCACATGAgcgttcacactggagagaagcctttcacttgccaacagtgtgggaagagtttcacacaaaaaggacatcttaaagtccacatgagaAGTCACACGGGAGAGAAAGCTTTTACTTGCCAACAGTGTGCAAAGAGCTTCTCTCAAAGGGGACATcttaaagtccacatgagagttcacactggagagaaagcTTTTActtgccaacagtgtggaaagagcttctCTCAAAGAGCACATcttaaagtccacatgagagttcacactggagagaagcctttcacctgccaacagtgtggaaagagcttcacaACAGAAATAAACCTCAGGTATCACAGGCGAATTCACACAGGAGAGAAGCCGTTTacttgtgatcagtgtggaaagagtttcaaacATAAAAGATCCCTTAACAGTCACTTGAGTTCACCCAAGAAGTGTGGAAAAAGTGTCAGCCTAAACCAGGGGTCAGCAATCTTTATGTCATGA